Proteins co-encoded in one Stomoxys calcitrans chromosome 5, idStoCalc2.1, whole genome shotgun sequence genomic window:
- the LOC106081250 gene encoding high mobility group protein Z, with the protein MAGERPKRPLSGYMLWLNEHREQIKKENPGSKVTEIAKRGGEMWRAIKDKSEWEQKALKMKEEYNKAVKEYEANGGTDTGAGKKRKSKAAKPAKKAKKKDTSEEEEEEESE; encoded by the exons ATGGCAGGTGAACGTCCAAAACGCCCATTGTCTGGCTACATGTTGTGGCTCAATGAACATCGtgaacaaattaaaaaagaaaatccagGAAGCAAAGTTACAGAAATCGCCAAAAGAGGTGGTGAAATGTGGAGAGCCATTAAGGATAAAAGT gagtGGGAACAGAAGGCACTTAAAATGAAGGAAGAATATAATAAGGCCGTCAAGGAGTATGAGGCCAATGGCGGCACTGACACCGGCGCTGGCAAGAAACGCAAGAGCAAGGCTGCAAAGCCCGCCAAGAAGGCCAAGAAGAAAGATACCTCCGAGGAAGAGGAAGAAGAGGAGAGCGAGTAA